A section of the Malania oleifera isolate guangnan ecotype guangnan chromosome 2, ASM2987363v1, whole genome shotgun sequence genome encodes:
- the LOC131149509 gene encoding G-type lectin S-receptor-like serine/threonine-protein kinase SD2-5 — protein sequence MACFMIGLFSVLRIFPSVCFAVPYVTVPPSPVPHTSPVTVFSRGSTSPVPHTSPVTVISRGNTSPVPDTSPVTVISPVSVTPSVSVASPVPVEGPAKDILPASPHSGNKINLVAIIAGSSSAAVVIICLAIMLLVTLQKRNKRDVPDDYKQVPGIPKRFSYEDLRIATENFKEKLGGGGFGSVFKGVLGDGTRIAVKRLDKMGQGMREFLAEVETIGSIHHFNLVRLIGFCAEKSCRLLVYEYMCYGSLDNWIFCNDQKPCLDWQMRKKIILDIAKGLAYLHEECRQRIVHLDIKPQNILLDENFNAKISDFGLSRLMDRDESQVQTNMRGTPGYLAPEWCQLRITVKVDIYSFGIVLLEVVCGRRNLDRSRSESDKHLLRLLQKKAEENQLIDIVENLDEEMQIYEEEILRMIRIGAWCLQDDHARRPLMSTVVKVLDGVMEVDPSIIYKFSHAMSTPPVSNDHALTVPQASVLSAPR from the coding sequence ATGGCCTGCTTTATGATCGGATTATTTTCAGTTCTCCGCATTTTTCCCAGTGTTTGCTTTGCCGTACCTTATGTTACAGTCCCTCCTTCTCCAGTTCCACACACTTCTCCAGTTACAGTCTTTTCTCGAGGTAGTACTTCTCCAGTTCCACATACTTCTCCAGTTACAGTCATTTCTCGAGGTAACACTTCTCCAGTTCCAGACACTTCTCCAGTTACAGTCATTTCTCCAGTTTCGGTCACTCCTTCAGTGTCAGTGGCTAGCCCTGTGCCAGTAGAAGGACCTGCAAAAGATATTTTACCAGCTTCACCACATTCAGgcaataaaataaatttggtGGCAATAATAGCAGGGTCTTCTTCTGCTGCTGTTGTCATTATTTGTCTTGCAATTATGTTACTAGTGACATTGCAGAAGAGGAATAAAAGGGATGTGCCGGACGATTACAAGCAAGTCCCTGGAATTCCAAAGAGGTTTTCATATGAAGATCTACGCATTGCAACGGAGAATTTCAAGGAAAAACTTGGTGGCGGAGGATTTGGGTCTGTGTTCAAAGGAGTGCTAGGAGATGGCACAAGGATTGCAGTGAAGCGATTGGATAAAATGGGCCAAGGAATGAGAGAGTTCTTAGCAGAAGTGGAAACGATAGGAAGCATACACCATTTTAATCTTGTCCGGTTGATCGGATTTTGTGCAGAGAAGTCTTGCAGGCTTTTAGTGTATGAATACATGTGTTATGGTTCATTGGATAACTGGATTTTCTGCAATGACCAGAAACCATGCTTGGATTGGCAAATGAGGAAGAAGATTATTCTAGACATCGCCAAAGGGCTGGCTTATCTACACGAAGAGTGCCGACAAAGAATAGTTCATCTTGATATAAAGCCACAAAACATTCTCTTGGATGAAAATTTCAATGCCAAGATATCTGATTTTGGGTTGTCTAGGCTAATGGACAGGGATGAGAGCCAAGTCCAGACCAATATGAGGGGAACACCAGGGTACCTTGCTCCAGAGTGGTGTCAACTAAGAATCACAGTGAAAGTGGACATCTATAGCTTTGGAATTGTTCTCCTTGAGGTGGTCTGCGGAAGAAGAAATTTGGATCGATCTCGGTCTGAATCTGACAAACATCTATTGAGATTGCTGCAGAAAAAGGCCGAGGAGAACCAACTTATAGATATCGTTGAGAATTTGGATGAAGAAATGCAAATTTATGAAGAAGAAATCTTGAGGATGATAAGGATTGGAGCTTGGTGTTTACAGGATGATCATGCAAGAAGGCCTCTTATGTCGACGGTAGTGAAGGTTTTGGATGGAGTAATGGAGGTAGACCCAAGCATCATATACAAGTTTAGCCATGCAATGTCAACTCCTCCTGTTTCCAATGACCATGCTCTCACAGTACCACAAGCATCTGTTCTTTCTGCCCCTAGATGA